A region of Prochlorococcus marinus subsp. pastoris str. CCMP1986 DNA encodes the following proteins:
- a CDS encoding YcjF family protein, translating to MFDISKENFFKNLIKFPKKNIFMILLFLGFGEWFLSDLINFAGGSIGFFILCFGGYFYLKSEKPKFNEPKDLDGWIKLCNEDLDFFEEIELHNNLEKQNINRKKALELILNREKKEEIYCIGQKNFDSNATLFKNYFKEDKFKLNFMERLPKYNSSEIVPEVILNSDAILYFLKLPLSANDFLWLEKLPKNMPIWLVASFTKGLSFNNEIEEVKAQISGEYANRIIKFDKTKNSFANIPFSLRKFFISSNNNIENTKKRLLKRLHTNWQSEIEGIRRMQLNDLQRRNQIIVATSVFFSPIPSIDVLSMTVLNSLMIKEIKSIWGCNWSPEILDKVSKQIIKTAIAQGVIEWSGQTLIGLTKLHGPNWLVTGAFQAISAAYLTRVVSSSLADFMALTKGVSEPDLEFIKENSDKIVERAFENEKINWKSLIPELNIPLTRLT from the coding sequence GTGTTTGATATTAGCAAAGAAAACTTTTTTAAGAATTTAATAAAGTTCCCCAAAAAAAATATATTTATGATTCTACTTTTTTTAGGTTTTGGAGAATGGTTTTTAAGTGATTTAATAAATTTTGCAGGCGGTTCGATAGGTTTTTTTATTTTATGTTTTGGGGGATATTTTTACTTAAAAAGTGAAAAGCCAAAATTTAATGAGCCAAAGGACTTAGATGGTTGGATAAAACTTTGTAATGAAGATTTAGATTTCTTCGAGGAAATTGAATTACATAATAATTTAGAAAAACAAAATATTAATAGAAAAAAAGCTCTTGAATTAATATTAAATAGAGAGAAAAAAGAAGAGATTTATTGTATTGGGCAGAAGAATTTTGACTCGAATGCAACATTATTTAAAAATTACTTTAAAGAAGATAAGTTTAAATTAAATTTTATGGAAAGACTTCCAAAATATAATTCTTCTGAAATTGTTCCTGAAGTAATTTTAAATAGCGATGCTATTTTGTATTTTTTAAAATTACCTTTATCCGCTAATGATTTTTTGTGGTTAGAAAAACTTCCTAAAAATATGCCCATTTGGTTAGTTGCATCATTTACAAAAGGATTAAGTTTTAATAATGAAATAGAAGAAGTTAAGGCTCAGATTTCAGGAGAATATGCAAACAGAATAATTAAATTTGACAAAACTAAAAATAGCTTTGCAAATATACCTTTTTCTTTGCGTAAGTTTTTTATAAGTTCAAATAATAATATTGAAAATACTAAAAAAAGACTTTTGAAGAGATTGCATACGAATTGGCAATCTGAGATTGAGGGAATAAGAAGAATGCAGTTGAATGATTTACAGAGGAGAAATCAAATTATCGTTGCTACTTCAGTTTTCTTTTCTCCGATTCCATCAATAGATGTCTTATCAATGACTGTTTTAAATTCCTTAATGATTAAAGAAATTAAGTCTATATGGGGATGTAATTGGTCTCCAGAAATATTGGATAAAGTATCAAAACAAATAATCAAGACTGCAATTGCACAGGGAGTAATTGAATGGAGTGGTCAGACTTTAATAGGTTTAACAAAATTGCATGGCCCAAATTGGTTAGTAACTGGGGCATTCCAAGCAATAAGCGCAGCATATTTAACAAGAGTAGTATCAAGTTCATTGGCCGATTTCATGGCTTTAACAAAAGGAGTCTCAGAACCTGATTTGGAATTTATAAAAGAAAACTCCGATAAGATCGTTGAAAGAGCCTTTGAAAATGAAAAAATAAATTGGAAATCTTTGATACCAGAGTTAAATATTCCATTGACTCGACTCACCTAA
- the trpS gene encoding tryptophan--tRNA ligase, with amino-acid sequence MTNKKRILSGVQPTGDLHIGNWLGAINNWVELQEKHETFLCVVDLHAITTEYDTKQLSKNTLSTAALYIACGINPKICSIFVQSQISAHSELCWILNCMTPINWMERMIQFKEKSIQQGNNVSIGLFDYPILMAADILLYDADYVPVGEDQKQHLELAKDIAQQRINAKFGKEENILKIPQPIIMKKGSKIMSLNDGSKKMSKSDINEGSRINLLDTPEIITKKIKRAKSDSYMGMEFNNPERPESRNLLMIYSLLSGKEVSELENDLSQTGWGTFKKIFTEQIIESLKPIQERYQVLINDPHELNKILIQGKEKAEVVANKTLSRVKSELGFFEIEK; translated from the coding sequence ATGACAAATAAAAAAAGGATTCTTTCTGGAGTTCAACCTACAGGAGATTTACATATTGGTAACTGGCTTGGAGCAATAAACAATTGGGTTGAACTCCAAGAGAAGCATGAAACATTCCTTTGTGTAGTTGATTTACATGCAATTACTACAGAATATGACACCAAACAACTTTCTAAAAATACACTTTCCACTGCAGCTTTATATATTGCTTGTGGTATAAATCCTAAAATTTGTTCTATTTTTGTTCAAAGCCAGATATCTGCACATTCAGAACTTTGTTGGATATTAAATTGCATGACTCCCATAAATTGGATGGAAAGAATGATCCAATTTAAGGAAAAATCTATTCAGCAAGGAAATAATGTTTCTATTGGATTATTTGATTATCCAATCTTAATGGCTGCGGATATTTTGTTATACGATGCTGATTATGTTCCAGTAGGGGAAGATCAAAAACAACACTTAGAACTTGCCAAAGATATTGCACAACAGAGAATTAATGCCAAATTTGGTAAGGAAGAAAACATATTAAAAATTCCTCAACCAATAATTATGAAAAAAGGTTCAAAGATAATGAGCTTAAATGATGGATCTAAAAAAATGAGCAAAAGTGACATTAACGAGGGGAGTAGAATTAATTTGTTAGATACTCCTGAAATAATTACAAAAAAAATAAAAAGAGCTAAAAGTGATAGTTATATGGGAATGGAATTTAATAATCCCGAGAGGCCTGAATCCAGAAATCTTTTAATGATTTATTCATTATTAAGTGGTAAAGAAGTTTCTGAATTAGAGAACGATTTATCTCAAACAGGATGGGGGACCTTTAAAAAAATATTTACAGAACAAATAATAGAATCGCTTAAACCTATTCAAGAAAGATATCAAGTTCTGATTAACGATCCGCATGAGTTAAATAAGATACTTATCCAAGGTAAAGAGAAAGCTGAAGTAGTGGCAAATAAAACCCTTAGTAGAGTTAAATCTGAATTAGGATTTTTTGAAATAGAGAAATAA